In the genome of Falsirhodobacter halotolerans, the window TCCCTATGTGCTGGATGCGCCTTTTGCGGGCAACATCCTCACCTCCGACGCGACGGTGTTCGAGCGTCTGCGCGAGGAGGCGCGGACCATGCCCGACCGGATGGTGGGCGGCCCCAGTCTGGGCTGGCTGAGCGCGGCCCTGCGCGAGATGCGGGCGCTGGCGCGGATGAAATCCCCCGCCATCCCCGCGCTGGCGATGGTGGGCAGCCACGAACGGGTGGTCCACGTAACGTCGATCCGCGCGCGCATGGCCCGCTGGCCCGGCGCGGGCTTCACCCTGCTGGACGGGGCGGAGCATGAGGTGATGATGGAACGCGAACCCCTGCGGTCGGCCTTCCTGACCGCCGCCGAGGATTTGTTCAGACGGTGATCCGCACGAACGCGTCGCGCAGCGCGATGGACCACGCCTCCGACATCTCGCGGAAGACGGGGTCGCCCGCCTCGATCCGCTTGTGTTCGGCCACGCGGCACTCGTCCTTCTTGATCAGCGCCATATCCAGCGGCATCCCCACCGACAGGTTCGACCGCAACGTCGAATCCATCGACAAAAGGACCGCCTTCCTCGCATCGGCCAGCGAGGTCTGGCGCCGCACCACACGGTCAAGGATCGGCTTGCCGTATTTGTGCTCGCCGATCTGGAGATAGGGGGTATCCTCGGTCGCCTCGATGAAATTCCCCTCGGGATAGATGAGGAACATCCGCATGTCCCCGCCCGCACGTTGCCCCGCGACGATCATGCTGGCCGACGCGCTCTGGTCCATCGCCGCGAACTTCTCGTCCACATCGGCCCGCACTTCGGCCAGCATGTTGCCGATGATCTCGGCCACTTTCAGCATGGTCGGCGCCTGCATGATGGAGGTGGTGGCATCCGCGTCGGGATCGCTGATCTGTTCGCGCAGACGGGCCAGCGTCGTCTGCGTGATCGAAAGCGATCCTGCGGTCATCACCGCAATCACCCGTTCGCCCGGTTCCTCGAACACGAACATCTTGCGGTAGATGGCAATGTTGTCCAACCCCGCATTGGTTCGGGTGTCGGACAAAAGCACCATGCCCTCATTCAGAAGAAGGCCCACGCAATAGGTCATCACAGCTCCGCAGTCGTCAGGTCCGCGACATTATTGCTGTGCCTGCCGGACCGCAACCGTCACATCCAGCGTTTCCTGACCACCTCCGCGTGATGAGCCGCGGATCGGGGCCGCGTCCTGCGCGTCAAGCCCCGAGGCCAGGCGGATGTAATTCGCGTTCGGGCAACAGGCGTTGGCCGCATCGAACCCGACCCAGCCCAGACCGCCCACATACAGCTCGGCCCAGGCATGGGCGGCATCCTGCACATTCTCGGCCAGAAGATAGCCCGAGACATAGCGGGCGGGAATGCCCACATGGCGCGCGACGGCGATCACCGCATGGGCGTGGTCCTGACAGACCCCCTTCCCCCGCGCCAGCGCCTGCGCCGCCGTGGTGCCCGCATCCGTCGCCCCCGGCGTCCAGACGATCGCCCGGGCCACCCGCTCGGCCAGCGCATGGGCCGCCTGCAGTTCCGGCATCCCCTCCACCGCGTCGCCCATGGCACGCAATTCGCGGTCGGGGCGGGTGAAGGGCGTTTCGCGCAGATAACATTCGGGCCGCACCGTCTCGCGCAGCCCGCGCAGGACGCCGGCGCGATCCTCGGTCCGCACCCGGCCGGACACGCGGATCTCCACCTCCGACACCGGGCCGCTGACCGACCAGCTTTCGTTCAGATCGCCCGCCCCGTCGCGGAAACTGCCGCCGCGCAGCCCATCGGTGACCGTCACGTCCCAGTCCAGCACCGTCTGCCCGTCATGGTCCGACGGGCGCAGGCGGTGGCTTTGCACCAGCCCCCGCATCGGCATGTCATAGACATAGCGGGTGACATGTTCGACCGTCAGGATCATCGGGCATCCCCCGTCAGATAGGTGGCCGCGACCGACGCGCTGAGCCGGCCGGCGTCGTTGATGAAGCGGGTGACGAATTCGTGCATCCCTTCGTCGAAGATCGCGTCGGGGTCGGTGGCGGACAGGTCGGCCAGCATCCGGCGCGCGCAATCCTGCGCCTCCGTCTCGCGGCCATAGGCCTTGGCGATGCGGTCCAGCGCCATGTTCACCGCCTCCATGCTGGTGGTCAGCGCGCGGGGGTTCTGCGGGTTCAGGATCAGGAAATCCGCGATCTTCCGGGCCGTCAGATCGCCCGCATAACTCCAGTTGAACGCCCGGTGCAGCGACAGCGCGCGCAACAGCGTCATCCACTGGTAATTGTCGAGGCCGGAGCCCACGAACTCCACCCGCGGCAGCAGGACGTAATACTTCACGTCGATCAGCCGCGCCGTCGCATCCGCCCGCTCCAGCGCATAGCCGAGGTTCAGGAAATCCCACCCGTCGTTGCGCAAAAGCGTCGCCATGATCGCGCCGCGCACGGTGGCGGTCTTCTGCGTGACCCATTCCGTCATCTCGGTCAGGTCAAGTTCCGACCGGGGCCGCCGTTCGATCTGCTTGAGTTCCTGAAACGCGGTGTTCAGCGCGTCCCAGACCTGCGTCGTCAGGGCGGTGCGGACGATCCGCGCATTCTCCCGCGCCTGTTTCAGGCAGGAGGCGACCGAGGACGGGTTCCCCGGATCGAAGAACAGATAGCTTTCGATGTTCCGCGCCACGGGATCGTCGTATTTCTGGGCAAACCCGTCCGCGCTGCCCGAGGCGCGCAGAAGGCTGTCCCATTCGTTGCGATACCCATGAACGGAGGGGATGAGCGAGATGCGATCCCCCACCTCCAGCAGGCGGGCGGTGTTTTCGGCCCGTTCCATATAGCGGGCGATCCAGAAGAGGTTGTCGGCGGTCCGGCTCAGCATGTCATCACTCCGCCAGAACCCAAGTGTCCTTGACCCCGCCGCCCTGCGACGAGTTCACGACAAGCGACCCTTCGGTCAGTGCCACGCGCGTCAACCCGCCGGGGACCAGTTCCACCCGCTCCCCCACAAGGCAATAGGGGCGCAGGTCCACATGGCGCGGCGCCACCCCTTCGTTGACGAAGGTAGGCGTGGTGGACAGCGCCAGCGTCGGCTGGGCGATGTAATTCTCGGGGTTGTCCGCCACCCGCGCGCGAAAGGCTGCGATCTGGTCGCCGGTCGATTTCGGCCCCACCAGCATGCCATAGCCGCCCGAGCCATGCACCTCCTTCACGACCAGATCGGCCATGTTGTCGAGGACATAGAGAAGCTCGTCCCGCTTGGCGCATTGCCATGTGGGCACGTTCTTCAGGATCGGCTCCTCCCCCAGATAGAACCGCACCATCTCCGGCACATAGGTATAGACGGCCTTGTCATCCGCCACGCCCGCGCCGGGGCAGGAACAGATGTTCACCCCGCCCGAGCGATAGACGTCCATCAGCCCCGGGATCCCCAACATGCTGTCGGGGCGGAAGCACAGCGGGTCGATAAAGGCGTCGTCGATCCGGCGATAGATCACGTCCACGCGCTTGGGCCCTTCGGTCGTGCGCATGAAGACGTATTCACCCTCAACGAACAGATCCTGCCCTTCCACCAGTTCCACGCCCATCATGTCGGCCAGAAAGCTGTGCTCGTAATAAGCGGAGTTGAAATGGCCGGGGGTCAGGATGACGATCGTCGGCTCCCCCTCGCATTTCTGCGGCGCGACCGAGGCGAGGGTGCGACGCAGAAGCGCCGGATAATTGTCCACCGGCTCGATCCGGTTTTCGCGGAACAGGTCTGGGAACATCCGCATCATGATCTCGCGGTTTTCCAGCATGTAGCTGACACCCGACGGCGTGCGGCAGTTGTCTTCCAAGACAAAGAATTCGTCCGGGCCGGTGCGGACCAGATCGATGCCGACGATGTGGGAATAGACGCCCTTGGGCGGCAGAAACCCCACCACCG includes:
- a CDS encoding proteasome-type protease; translation: MTYCVGLLLNEGMVLLSDTRTNAGLDNIAIYRKMFVFEEPGERVIAVMTAGSLSITQTTLARLREQISDPDADATTSIMQAPTMLKVAEIIGNMLAEVRADVDEKFAAMDQSASASMIVAGQRAGGDMRMFLIYPEGNFIEATEDTPYLQIGEHKYGKPILDRVVRRQTSLADARKAVLLSMDSTLRSNLSVGMPLDMALIKKDECRVAEHKRIEAGDPVFREMSEAWSIALRDAFVRITV
- a CDS encoding transglutaminase family protein — translated: MILTVEHVTRYVYDMPMRGLVQSHRLRPSDHDGQTVLDWDVTVTDGLRGGSFRDGAGDLNESWSVSGPVSEVEIRVSGRVRTEDRAGVLRGLRETVRPECYLRETPFTRPDRELRAMGDAVEGMPELQAAHALAERVARAIVWTPGATDAGTTAAQALARGKGVCQDHAHAVIAVARHVGIPARYVSGYLLAENVQDAAHAWAELYVGGLGWVGFDAANACCPNANYIRLASGLDAQDAAPIRGSSRGGGQETLDVTVAVRQAQQ
- a CDS encoding alpha-E domain-containing protein, with translation MLSRTADNLFWIARYMERAENTARLLEVGDRISLIPSVHGYRNEWDSLLRASGSADGFAQKYDDPVARNIESYLFFDPGNPSSVASCLKQARENARIVRTALTTQVWDALNTAFQELKQIERRPRSELDLTEMTEWVTQKTATVRGAIMATLLRNDGWDFLNLGYALERADATARLIDVKYYVLLPRVEFVGSGLDNYQWMTLLRALSLHRAFNWSYAGDLTARKIADFLILNPQNPRALTTSMEAVNMALDRIAKAYGRETEAQDCARRMLADLSATDPDAIFDEGMHEFVTRFINDAGRLSASVAATYLTGDAR
- a CDS encoding circularly permuted type 2 ATP-grasp protein encodes the protein MFDRGQVRAPYVGLDGWTRAMPSELRHMKQAEAEALFRRIGITFAVYGEGGDPDRLIPFDMFPRVFAAAEWARLERGIKQRARALNAFLVDVYGRGEIVRAGRIPAHLVYRNAAFEKAVVGFLPPKGVYSHIVGIDLVRTGPDEFFVLEDNCRTPSGVSYMLENREIMMRMFPDLFRENRIEPVDNYPALLRRTLASVAPQKCEGEPTIVILTPGHFNSAYYEHSFLADMMGVELVEGQDLFVEGEYVFMRTTEGPKRVDVIYRRIDDAFIDPLCFRPDSMLGIPGLMDVYRSGGVNICSCPGAGVADDKAVYTYVPEMVRFYLGEEPILKNVPTWQCAKRDELLYVLDNMADLVVKEVHGSGGYGMLVGPKSTGDQIAAFRARVADNPENYIAQPTLALSTTPTFVNEGVAPRHVDLRPYCLVGERVELVPGGLTRVALTEGSLVVNSSQGGGVKDTWVLAE